Proteins from a genomic interval of Paenibacillus sp. RC334:
- a CDS encoding nitroreductase, whose product MTEHTFSEHVIDVIQERRTIKRFKSDPISVDTIKELLDVAVWAPNHKMREPWRFFLFAGDGRKKLAEAIEADIGKDNKFESGILHNPIQLLVVLEEDPRQSVWDEDFAAVSALVQNFMLAAWSKGIGTFWVTKPFLYSPKFRKHLGIQPGEKVIGMVYAGYPEVIPEPRPRIPAADKLTLFDK is encoded by the coding sequence GTGACAGAGCATACCTTTAGTGAACATGTCATAGATGTAATTCAGGAACGACGGACCATTAAACGCTTCAAATCCGACCCCATTTCGGTAGATACCATTAAAGAACTGCTGGACGTTGCTGTATGGGCTCCTAATCATAAAATGCGTGAGCCATGGCGTTTTTTCTTGTTTGCTGGCGACGGACGGAAAAAGCTCGCTGAAGCTATTGAAGCCGATATTGGCAAGGATAACAAATTCGAAAGCGGCATTTTACACAATCCGATTCAACTTTTAGTTGTGTTGGAGGAAGACCCTCGTCAGTCAGTTTGGGATGAGGATTTTGCAGCGGTTAGTGCCCTTGTACAAAACTTTATGCTTGCCGCATGGAGTAAAGGAATCGGAACGTTCTGGGTCACAAAGCCTTTTCTTTATTCGCCGAAATTCCGCAAGCATTTGGGAATCCAGCCTGGTGAGAAGGTCATCGGAATGGTGTATGCAGGTTATCCTGAAGTCATTCCAGAACCAAGACCACGTATTCCAGCAGCGGATAAGCTAACCCTTTTTGACAAATAA
- a CDS encoding YifB family Mg chelatase-like AAA ATPase, with translation MLPREETFQYEERCFFVMYGKLHGACLYGIDGVLIEVETDLSNGLPQTAIIGLPDSAIREAVERVRAAIKNCGFKYPSQRVTINLAPADLRKEGSSFDFAIALGLLTTSGQVVLPAGKRTLFIGELALDGSIRPVNGVLSMVDLAKREGFHSVLLPEENAGEARLITGIRIYAVRHLMDLIPAKDHAQYIIEGQSKDRNSNYLPDQTDGEGTNQTGNQIINQDIKQAIDPDPNPVSNQVENHDHGMRITARQQVIIHSYEHLLSVDQIPMCEVKEMIDVMEDYSDVLGQLHAKRALVIAAAGMHNIVLIGPPGAGKTMLIRRLPSILPPLTEKEALEVTKIYSAAGKWKESSPHLMNIRPFRSPHHTISAAGLVGGGGIPKPGEISLAHRGILFLDELPEFSRHVLEVLRQPLEDRNVTISRSRAVFKYPAHFLLAASMNPCHCGFFGSDTQHQRCTCSPAAVARYRSRISGPLLDRIDLQLEVSQPKDWREEKESLSSAEMRRQVLAAQAIQIDRYSKLPFSWNSELSGQMLRKYAVLELNAAELLDQTMDALGLSMRAYDRILKLSRTIADLSQSEKITVSHVAEAIQYLNMDRAHASFSEE, from the coding sequence ATGCTCCCCCGGGAGGAGACATTTCAATATGAGGAGAGGTGTTTTTTTGTTATGTATGGAAAACTACATGGAGCTTGTCTTTATGGAATAGACGGTGTTCTGATTGAAGTTGAGACTGATTTGTCTAATGGGTTACCTCAAACTGCGATCATCGGATTGCCGGATTCAGCAATTCGAGAAGCCGTAGAGCGCGTAAGAGCAGCGATCAAAAACTGCGGTTTCAAATATCCGTCCCAGCGTGTAACCATAAATTTGGCTCCTGCTGATTTACGTAAGGAAGGCTCATCCTTTGACTTTGCAATCGCTTTGGGACTGCTGACAACCAGCGGACAAGTCGTTTTACCTGCGGGGAAACGGACGTTATTCATCGGTGAACTAGCGTTGGACGGCAGTATTCGCCCCGTGAACGGGGTATTGTCTATGGTTGATTTGGCCAAGCGAGAAGGATTTCATTCGGTGCTGCTTCCTGAGGAAAATGCAGGGGAAGCACGCCTGATCACGGGTATACGTATTTACGCTGTTCGCCATCTGATGGATCTCATTCCAGCAAAAGATCACGCACAATACATTATTGAAGGACAATCAAAAGATCGGAATTCTAACTACTTACCTGATCAAACGGATGGTGAAGGAACTAATCAAACAGGTAATCAAATAATTAATCAAGATATTAAGCAAGCTATTGATCCAGATCCTAACCCCGTCTCGAATCAAGTCGAAAATCATGACCATGGTATGCGTATTACTGCTAGACAGCAGGTCATTATCCATTCTTATGAGCATTTGCTTTCGGTAGATCAGATACCCATGTGTGAGGTCAAAGAGATGATTGACGTTATGGAGGATTACAGCGATGTATTGGGCCAGCTACACGCCAAACGAGCGCTGGTTATCGCTGCTGCCGGGATGCACAATATTGTCCTTATCGGGCCGCCAGGTGCCGGAAAAACGATGCTTATCCGCAGGCTGCCATCCATTCTGCCGCCCTTGACCGAAAAAGAGGCATTGGAGGTTACCAAAATTTACAGCGCCGCCGGGAAGTGGAAGGAGTCGTCGCCTCATTTGATGAACATTCGCCCCTTCCGTTCACCTCATCATACGATTTCCGCTGCTGGACTGGTGGGCGGCGGCGGCATTCCCAAGCCGGGAGAAATTAGCCTTGCCCATCGGGGGATTTTATTTCTGGATGAGTTGCCTGAGTTTAGTCGTCATGTGCTAGAGGTGCTGAGGCAGCCGTTGGAAGATCGCAATGTAACAATTAGCCGTTCACGTGCAGTTTTTAAGTACCCGGCACACTTTTTACTTGCAGCTTCTATGAACCCGTGTCACTGCGGCTTTTTCGGAAGTGATACGCAACATCAGCGCTGTACCTGTTCACCTGCTGCGGTAGCCCGCTATCGTTCGCGTATTTCTGGTCCATTACTGGACCGGATCGATCTTCAGCTTGAGGTATCGCAACCGAAGGACTGGCGTGAGGAAAAGGAGTCACTGTCATCCGCTGAAATGCGAAGACAGGTACTAGCTGCTCAAGCGATACAAATCGATAGGTACAGCAAGCTTCCTTTTTCATGGAATAGCGAACTATCCGGTCAAATGCTTCGGAAATATGCGGTATTAGAACTCAATGCGGCAGAACTGCTTGATCAGACGATGGATGCACTCGGTTTAAGCATGCGTGCGTATGATCGAATTCTCAAGCTGTCACGCACTATTGCGGACTTGAGTCAATCAGAGAAGATCACCGTGTCGCATGTAGCTGAAGCCATTCAATATCTGAATATGGACAGAGCACATGCCAGTTTTTCAGAAGAATAA
- a CDS encoding organic hydroperoxide resistance protein: MMTIQQKMYETTVKAVGGRNGYVESSSPELRLNIDTPKEMGGAGGAGTNPEQLFAAGYSACFDSALNMVARMQRIKHEGTEVTATVNFGKVEDGGFGIGVNLDVVVKGVDHETAVKLVEGAHEQCPYSRATRGNIEVKLNVL, from the coding sequence ATGATGACCATTCAACAAAAAATGTATGAAACAACAGTGAAAGCAGTTGGAGGACGTAATGGTTATGTCGAGTCTTCTTCCCCTGAACTTCGTTTAAATATTGATACACCCAAAGAAATGGGCGGTGCAGGCGGCGCGGGTACGAATCCGGAGCAATTGTTCGCAGCAGGCTATTCAGCGTGTTTTGACAGTGCTTTGAATATGGTTGCCCGCATGCAACGTATTAAACATGAAGGTACCGAAGTAACAGCAACGGTCAATTTCGGTAAAGTTGAAGACGGCGGCTTTGGAATCGGAGTAAACCTCGATGTAGTGGTGAAAGGCGTTGACCATGAAACAGCGGTAAAACTGGTAGAAGGCGCACATGAACAGTGTCCTTACTCCCGCGCTACCCGCGGCAACATTGAAGTCAAGTTGAACGTGCTCTAA
- a CDS encoding MarR family transcriptional regulator: MDNNKHNEGTALKLDNQLCFAIYACSREITKLYQPYLEKLGVTYSQYLVLIVLWEREECTVKELGEALYLDSGTLTPLLKRLQNAGLIDRKRSTQDERKVLISLTPEGSALREKAQSVPGCIQEKTSMTHDQFGSLLFQFNDLLDRVHEANVQVEKS; this comes from the coding sequence ATGGACAACAACAAACATAATGAAGGTACAGCATTAAAACTTGATAATCAGTTATGCTTTGCCATATATGCGTGCTCCAGAGAGATTACGAAGCTATACCAGCCTTATCTGGAAAAGCTTGGTGTGACATACTCACAGTATTTGGTACTCATTGTGTTGTGGGAGCGCGAGGAATGTACAGTGAAGGAATTAGGCGAGGCGTTGTATCTGGACTCAGGCACACTGACCCCGTTATTGAAAAGATTACAGAATGCCGGACTCATTGACCGAAAGCGTTCGACTCAAGATGAACGTAAGGTGCTGATTTCTTTGACTCCTGAAGGAAGTGCATTGCGGGAAAAAGCGCAATCTGTACCGGGATGTATTCAGGAAAAAACAAGCATGACCCACGATCAATTCGGCTCGCTCCTGTTTCAGTTCAACGATCTGCTGGATCGAGTTCATGAAGCGAATGTGCAGGTTGAAAAATCATAA
- the sucC gene encoding ADP-forming succinate--CoA ligase subunit beta, translating into MNIHEYQGKEVLKQYGVAVPNGKVAYTVEEAVAAAESLGSAVTVVKAQIHAGGRGKAGGVKVAKSLDEVRTYASEILGKVLVTHQTGPEGKEVKRLLVEEGCDIRKEYYVGVVVDRATGRVVIMASEEGGTEIEEVAAATPEKIFKAVVDPAIGLQVYQARKLAYDINIPNELVNKAVKFMQALYEAFVDKDCSIAEINPLVVTGDGNVLALDAKLNFDSNALFRHKDILELRDLDEEDEKEIEASKYDLSYIALDGNIGCMVNGAGLAMATMDIIKYYGGDPANFLDVGGGATTEKVTEAFKIILSDPKVKGIFVNIFGGIMQCDIIANGVVEAAKQLGLTRPLVVRLEGTNVELGKQILAESGLNIVAADSMADGAQKIVELVQ; encoded by the coding sequence ATGAATATCCATGAATATCAGGGTAAAGAAGTATTGAAGCAGTACGGAGTGGCTGTACCGAACGGTAAGGTTGCCTATACGGTGGAGGAAGCCGTTGCTGCAGCAGAATCGCTTGGAAGCGCTGTTACGGTGGTCAAGGCGCAAATTCATGCCGGTGGACGTGGTAAAGCGGGCGGTGTGAAGGTGGCCAAAAGCTTGGATGAAGTGCGTACCTATGCTTCTGAAATTTTGGGTAAGGTGCTGGTGACACATCAGACCGGGCCTGAAGGCAAAGAGGTTAAACGCCTTTTGGTAGAGGAAGGCTGCGATATTCGTAAAGAGTATTACGTCGGTGTTGTCGTGGATCGTGCGACCGGACGTGTCGTGATCATGGCCTCGGAAGAAGGCGGTACGGAAATCGAAGAGGTAGCTGCGGCTACTCCGGAGAAAATTTTTAAAGCGGTTGTTGATCCGGCGATTGGGCTTCAGGTATATCAGGCGCGCAAACTGGCGTATGACATTAACATCCCGAATGAGCTGGTAAACAAGGCGGTTAAGTTCATGCAGGCGCTCTATGAAGCTTTTGTGGACAAGGATTGTTCGATTGCAGAGATCAATCCGTTGGTCGTCACAGGTGACGGGAATGTGCTGGCGTTGGATGCCAAACTGAATTTTGACTCTAATGCGTTGTTCCGCCACAAGGATATTTTGGAGCTGCGTGATTTGGACGAAGAGGACGAGAAAGAAATCGAAGCTTCCAAATACGATCTGAGCTACATTGCATTGGACGGAAATATTGGGTGTATGGTCAACGGCGCAGGTCTTGCAATGGCGACGATGGACATTATCAAATATTACGGTGGCGATCCGGCCAACTTCCTGGACGTAGGGGGCGGTGCGACGACAGAAAAGGTAACCGAAGCGTTCAAAATCATTTTGTCCGATCCGAAGGTAAAGGGCATTTTTGTGAACATTTTCGGCGGAATCATGCAGTGTGACATCATTGCGAACGGTGTGGTGGAGGCTGCCAAGCAATTGGGGCTGACACGTCCGCTTGTTGTCCGTCTCGAAGGTACGAATGTCGAGTTGGGTAAACAGATTTTGGCGGAATCCGGTTTGAACATCGTGGCGGCTGATTCCATGGCGGATGGTGCCCAGAAAATCGTCGAACTTGTTCAATAG
- the sucD gene encoding succinate--CoA ligase subunit alpha, translated as MSILVDKHTKVITQGITGKTALFHAKGALDYGTQMVGGTSPGKGGTEVEITLENGQQVKLPVFNTVSEAKTATGATASVIYVPPAFAADSILEAVDAELDLVICITEGIPVLDMIRVKRFMEGKKTVLIGPNCPGVITPGECKIGIMPGYIHLPGHVGVVSRSGTLTYEAVHQLTTRGIGQSSAVGIGGDPVKGSEFIDILHRFNEDSNTHAVILIGEIGGTAEEEAAEWIRDNMTKPVVGFIGGVTAPPGKRMGHAGAIISGGKGTAKEKIATLEACGIKVAPTPSEMGSTLVSVLEARGILNLCTTH; from the coding sequence GTGAGTATTTTGGTCGATAAGCATACAAAGGTGATTACACAGGGGATTACGGGAAAAACGGCGTTATTCCACGCCAAGGGTGCGCTTGATTATGGCACACAGATGGTAGGAGGCACCTCTCCAGGCAAGGGCGGCACCGAGGTGGAAATTACGCTGGAGAACGGACAGCAGGTCAAGTTGCCCGTGTTTAATACAGTGAGCGAAGCGAAGACTGCTACAGGCGCGACAGCGAGTGTTATTTATGTGCCGCCTGCTTTTGCTGCGGATTCCATTTTGGAGGCTGTGGATGCAGAGTTAGACCTCGTGATTTGTATAACCGAGGGCATTCCGGTGCTTGATATGATCAGGGTAAAGCGTTTTATGGAAGGTAAAAAGACCGTTCTGATCGGTCCTAACTGTCCAGGCGTAATTACACCTGGAGAGTGCAAAATTGGCATCATGCCAGGTTACATTCATCTGCCGGGCCATGTAGGCGTTGTGTCGCGTAGCGGCACGCTAACCTATGAAGCGGTACATCAGCTGACTACCCGGGGCATCGGACAATCTTCCGCGGTTGGTATCGGAGGGGACCCAGTTAAAGGTTCGGAATTTATTGATATTTTGCATCGCTTCAATGAAGATTCTAACACGCATGCTGTCATTCTGATCGGAGAAATCGGCGGTACAGCCGAGGAGGAAGCAGCAGAGTGGATTCGGGACAATATGACGAAACCGGTGGTCGGTTTTATCGGCGGTGTGACTGCGCCTCCGGGCAAACGGATGGGGCATGCAGGCGCTATCATTTCCGGCGGAAAAGGAACAGCCAAGGAAAAAATCGCTACGCTTGAAGCCTGTGGTATCAAGGTGGCACCGACTCCTTCGGAGATGGGCTCGACGCTGGTCAGTGTGCTGGAAGCGCGTGGTATTTTGAATTTATGTACAACACATTAA